From the Onychostoma macrolepis isolate SWU-2019 chromosome 13, ASM1243209v1, whole genome shotgun sequence genome, the window AGGTCTTTGATGGCCATCCCTTTGACCTTATCGGGACCTTGGCACATGAAGCCACGCACGTTGACCTTAGATGGAATACTGCGCAGCCAGTCACGTACCCACTTCATCCTGCAGTTGCAGTACCAGGGATTGTTGCGCAGGAGCAGCTGGGTAAGGTTATCCAGGTCCTCAAATACCCCCATGGGCAGACTGCTCAAGTTGTTGCCTGACAGATCCAAACGGTACAGCTGTCGCAGAAAAGCAAAGGCACCTGCTGGCACGTGATTGATGTGGTTGTCTTGAAGATTTAGCTTCTCCAGGCTTGCACCCGGCAGGTTGGCGGGAGGGGAAGTCAGCGAGTTCCGTACCAATGAGAGCTCGGTCAGGTTGACTAAATTCACCAAGGCCATCTCCCCAATGCCCCTGTTGTTCAGGAGGTTGCCATCCAGAACCAGTCGCTTCAGGTTTATAAGATCCTGCAGGGATGCCTCGGAAATGGACGAGATGCGGTTGTCGTCAAAGCGAAGCTCCTCGATAGTCATTGGCAGGCCGGAAGGTATGGTGCTGAGGTGGTTACGGGACAGGAAGAGCAGCCTCAAATGGTTGCTGTCCCGGAACGCACCCTCTTCGATGCTGACGGCTGACACGGAATTGTCATCTAGGTGTAATTCCTCAATGAAGGGAATCTGTGCCAGGGACGCGTGGGTGATAGTCCGGATATTGTTCTCCTGCAAATGAAGTTCCTTGACATTCAGCGGTAAGTTGGTGGGGAACTCGTCCAGATTGTTGCAGTACAGGTAGATCTTTTCGACATTGTTTAGCCGTCGTAGATCCGTAGGGATCCCTGCACTTTTGATGCGGTTGTTCTGGAGAAAAAGTACTGTAGCATCCACTGGGATGCCCGAAGGGATGGAAGTCAAATCCCGGTCATTGCAGTATATGAAAGTCCCATCGCACCGGCACTGCGAGGGACATGAGGCTGAGGTCACCAACGGATTGGCCAGGCCAAGCAGAAGCCCGGCTCTGATGAAGAAGACGAAGAAGGACTTGTAATTGCTTGCCATCGCTAATGTCCTCCTTGCGGTCGTTGCCCTTGGAGGAAAAAAGAAGGGAAAAAGTCAAATTTATGCAGTCTGAAGAAAAGGCAGTGTCCTGCTCTAATTGCTGTTTTATGTACGGTGCCTGCAGCGCCTCTTTCATTGTAAATGATTCAATTTAAGACAAAGAATACAATATTTCTGCTGCTGAATTAATGAAAAGAGGTTATTAACATTTCCAATGacatgaacaaatgaaaaaactaTGGTAGCGAAACATGCCTGGGGTGTTTATCTTGattgaaatcatttttatatcaaaacaatacaaagtagtgaaaaaaggaaaaagggattagaggagagaaaaaaataagagaaaaagGGAGGACTGAGAGGTTCAGAAGCAAGTCTAATTGAAGTGGAAGGATATTCCCAATCAGCCGTGGATGTAGATAACAAATCCTTAAACCCACTAGCTTTCCTTGAATGAGATGCCTGTGTGTGAGAGGTTTTATCTTTTGCTGTGTGTAATGTAATCGCAGGCTCttgttgttttacacatttCTGCTGTTAGCCAGTGCATTTCAAGGCTGCTTTTCATTGCTGTAACTGGTGGCAGAACACAGTCAGGCCTTTTTGACCGAATATTGTAAAACTGACTTTTTGCCCTGTCTTTGAGCATGATTTTAGGGTATCATAATTTACAAAAGGTTGGAAGCTTGCAACTTGAAAGCAAATGAGAACCGTTCTGAATTATGCCTgccaaaactgtatgacttaCAAACCTACCCTTTACATTTGTTGCAACATGGCAGTTGATATGTATTATTgctatatatattctatatatttatagACTAATTTTTCTAAGGTTTCTATGTGCACAATGTACTATTGCTTAGATATAATgtcataatatatacatttatatatctatatatttatataatagttacatatataaaatgtatttcatatataataattcagttttttttttcttttatattatttttgattatatAATAGATAATTTTATACTTTACTTCCATAGGCTATTGAAGCCTATGTAAGACATTCTTTAAtgatctatttattttaatttcacattttttctcGTTACTTCTAtctatgcatatatatatatatatatataatttgacaaaaaatgGCACTTAACCACAGCAAGATCTTTGTCATATTTGTCATACCTGATTTAGAAATGCCAGTTAATCCTCTGCTGCCACCCAAAATCCAATGAGGCTTTAAGCTCTCCTTTCTATTCTTTCAGGAGATGTTTGTCCGTCTTGTCAAAGTGGTCTCTTTGGTTATATCCTGACCAGGCTGGTATTTGTTGAACTGATCCTTGTTTGTACTGCTGACCTCCTGTCTTGTATTGCAGCGTCCACAGTTCATGCAATCAAAGGCTTTGCCATGGTAGATAAACCTATAAAGCAAGCAGCTCCGCTTCCAGACCGACCTCAGGCAGCCTTCTCCTGTGCAGGCATGCAATTTCAGTGAATTTAATcacaaaaaattactaaaacaaaaagaaaggaaataaaaaaaaaagagaagaatcCTTTAATTTTAAGTTGCGATTCCTAATCAAACCCTTTTGTACGTATCAGAGAGTCCTCTTTGAGAAATGTATTGCTCCCGTCTCTCTCGAAGCAGACTGGTCATGGCGTAAAGACCACAGTCCGTCTGCAGTACGGTGGGCTCAAATCCAGGGCGGTTCGGTTCTGAAGTCAGGCTCCAAATTCAGCCCCGAATCCTGTAGTCTCACTCCTGGCAGGAGCATGAATAAAGTATCCAGCCTCGTGGCTCGAAAGCAGAATCTCCTGTGCTGCTGTAGCACTCCGCCTCTCTGGCTCTCGTTTCACGAACCTGTGCCCGATGTGCAGACGCCCACTCCTTCTCACATGCTGAACTTCCTGGCATGgatagaaagaaaagaaaaagaagtcaATAGAAGCAAATTCTTATATTGCTGACAGCATATGACATCTGAGTACGTCATGACGCCAGGAAAGGTACGTGGGCTTGTTGAGAATGAGTTATTGACTGTGCATAATATGCTGTTAGGCAGCGTTTATTTAATTCTGAGATAGTGCCAAGGCTGAGATTGAGTCAGACAGCGATGCAGCCAGCTGCAATTGGCCACTGTCCTTCAAACAGAGCACTTTCACATCGCCATCGACAATACATTGACGTAAACCGACAGCTTTTTAGCTTCTCATTTCAAGGTTCGCACCCAACATAAAAAGTACACCACAATGGATTGGATTTTTATGGTTTGTTACGGCCTGTAGATTGCTCCACTGCATTTGAGACTTATCAGATGGAAGGAAGGGAAAAATAAGAATTTGAAAGTCCCTTAAGCTTATTGGGTTTCTGTTTATCAGGGGATTTCTTTGCCTCTGGGTAAATGACCACAGAGAAAAGCTCCTGGGCTGCAGTCCTTTGATAGTGGACACTGTTTGTGAAACCTGGATTAGTGGAGATGTTGTGTGGATTTTTATAAAAACCTTTCTTTTTCCTCGCCTTAAGCCTGTGCTGCCAGGATAACCGCGTTCGCTATTCTGTCTGCCACTAACCCTAACATCCCCCCTCTAGTGTTCTCTATGGTGATGACTGAAAAGAATTCCTTTGCATAAGAAAAGCAACCACGGTTTGGGCCCTGCGACAATGGCCGAAGACCGTTCCCTCCCGCCTGGTGACGTTCTCCACTGAGCTGTGCTTTCAAAGACGCCCTGGAAGCAGAAGGTGAAGGTAAAAATAAGAGTCATAGTGAAGCATATTGCTGCTGAGGTGTCAGGCAGCCACCAAAGGTCCCTCGGGCTGCCCCAACAGCGCCTGAACACAACGCCCTCGCACTGCTCAAAAATGTACATGTGAGATGAACGCGCTTTATCTCTTGCAGACTCATGAATACCCAAATGGGATCCTCATGCAAGTCACCTCTGGTGGCCCCAAGGAGACGTCCGTGCTGCACCTTCCATACTCTAATTTCCCACGGTACATCTTTCCTGTTACATAGACTGACAATATGTATTTCTACAACTGACAGCCATCACCACAGTTTGTGCCCTTGCCTGAAACCCTTCTGCTGACCTGCGGATGGTAACCTTGCTGTAGAACATGCTGGAGTATGTCAGGCAACTTTGAAACCGTTGTATGGAGTGACAAGGAGAGATTTGGGAATTGAAGGCCCTGTAACTTGATTACAGGTCTCGCCAGTGCAGTCTAATAATACACCCCATCCTTCTGTTGAGACTAAGTGCTCCATGTGCATGCTTTTGTATTAGTAGATTACCAAGAGCTCGGAAACAGCAGCTGTGACACAACTTTAAGGACAGGTGATTGTTGACGGTGAGATTTTAGTATGCTGACACTGACTAAGTTGCTTCCTTTTTTTTGTCGAATCctgaaacattttgaaagatTTGCCTTATGATTGCCAGATAAATTGAAGAGGAAAATAAGTACTTGCAGGAATGGTGAATGGTTGGTTAGCAATCGGCGTGCAATTTTCCAACTGTTCAGAGGAAATGTTGTATTGATTTGGAGAATTATGTGTGTAAAGTATCTTGCCATTTTTCCAGAAGTCTGACAAATAACAGACTGCGAAATTATGTGGAGATGGAATTGCTTTTGCTTTATGTACTATACTCAATGTAAATCACTTCCTGGCACAGGAGCGGGCAAAAGCAAGTTGGCGAAACGCAAGCccctttcatttttttctgccaAGATACTTAACTGAAAGTATCAGGGTTCACTCACAGGTGGCTGTGCATTTCATGATATTTCAGCTGAGATCTTACTCAGGAGACCTTGATAAAAGCACAGGTGTCTTGGGAAATATATGTGGGCCAGTATTATGTGATGGCCGGAAAGGTCAAACAGAAAAGAAGGGAGGGCATCTACTCATACGCTTCACCTAAAGCTTGTCGTGCCAGCTGTCTCAATGGGTCATGCAAACCTTGATCTGGCTGGATGATTGGCTGCATTATCCTTTCTTTCTTCCCTTGGCTCCTCAGATTTCACTGAAGTGGCAGTGGCCCATTATTCATTACAAGTTAAGCATAAGGGCCCTGGCCTTCGTTCTTCTGCTTTACTGAACTCCTTTCACTTAGAATTAttagctttttcacattttgttaaatCTTCAAGCCCCCTACCCCACCCACTGCTCATAGCCAGAGTGAAAAGGCCACTGAATGTGACGGGCACCTCTCACTATCGTTCTAATAGGCCGTATTTCCCGTTAGGAGATCGTTCTAATGGCCGGGCCTGCTTCTGCTCCATTGCTCTGCTCAAAGTGATGTTCAATCGAGCATCCTGGTTAAAACGGCCACAGCCACAACTACCTTTTGCTCGTTTAGTGTCTTGAGTTCAGAACATTAGAGTTGGGTCTGAGAAATGGGTTAAAAAGGCATTTAAGGGGGAAAACATCATATTCTAATGCGATTATGCAACATAGAAGTGCagagaaaatattttagtttttttaaatcttaatatatttgaaaattggaatattaaatgcaaacaaatattttgcTTTTCTATAATGACAATGCTTTTATCTgagttttctgcatttttagaaaaattagGCTAATGCTTCAGATGGCAAACGTTACACTGTTCTGAGATGTTTTCTATTAGTTCCCAAAAATGCTGTCACATCTGATCAGTGCCCAAGCATGAACGAAGACATTTAGGATGAAATTAAATTTGCGTCTTCATTGGTAGGTCCTGGGCTATGATTATGAAAAACAGCTTTCTTGTTTTCAATAGATAATAGATTCTGAACCCCAGGCGGGATTTGAACTAAATGCGCCTCTTTGTCATGTATCTTATGTCCATGAAGCCAAATCAAGCCTCTCTGAGCCTAGTGGGCCGCGAGATGAAACATTTCTGCCTACATATTTGGAAACGAGAAGAAGGGTTTGGGCACGGATTTAACGTTAATTTAAGAGCAGGCTATTATGCTAGCGGCTCCCCTCTGGGTTCGGTTTTGGGGCAGATGATCCGCAGGTTTGTCCCTGGCTGGCGTGGAGGCAGTGAGAGTGGATTCTAGGGGAGACAGGGGGTCTTTTTCTTTTGTGCTGCACTGAAAAGATAGTGGGTCTGTGGCAGCTGCACTGTTTTCCCCACTTGGGGGTGGTAGGTGCTTCTGTATAAGGCCTGTGCTtgtcagatacacacacacagacacttgGAGGCTGAACCGGTGCTTTAATTACCACATATGTACCCCCTGCTAGGGTACAGGGGGCAGCAGTTGCCGGACAAGGGCAAAAAGGCTTGGGTTGATTTACTGCACTGTATTTCTCAGTTTCCACTCCAAAGGGGGGTAAATTGCATCTATAATAAAGGTAAAATTTGCAGCCCTTTTTTCTCTTTGCACTTCCTTTGTTAATTAAGAcggtatatttaaaatacaattttcagGAAGTGAACTTCTAGGCTTGTTTTTTTGAAGTTAACGTTTTGAAGAACGGCCTCACATTGGTCAGAGGTTGGCTGCCGACATGAGTGGTGGATTCTATGAGAACGATTTGTTTTTGTCCTCAGCACAAAAGGGTGACAGACTTTTTTCTGAAGGCCTGAAAGACATgaccatttcatgttgactctGAGTGAATGCCACGGACCACTGGGTTTAGCCTCCGGCATTCGTGGCTTGAAACAAAGAGTGCTGTCCGCCTGGCTGCCAATAAACATACACTGGATGCttagatatttgtattaaaatatagaaAGTTGGTTCGTTTGCATTCCTGTGTATTACTATCTAAAGGGAGACTGGTATTTATGTCCTTTTAAAGCACAGAGGAGTGGTATTTGTAAATTGCTGATACAAATTGTTTATGCAAGCGAAAAAGACTGCCACAGAGTGCTTTGACACATCCAACAAAGAACAATGGGTTAGTTAATTTTATCACCCTCCTTACAAAGTCAAAACAGACCATTTGTGGTTCTCGGCTATTATCATGCTAAGAAACTACGCTATCCGAATACGCAGTCTTTTAGTGCATTTGCACATATGAAGCTCAAAGCTAGGGAAACAAGGTGTACTTGGTACATTAGGGATTCAGAAAAGAGGTCTTGTTCACTTGAATCTCTTGCATAGCTGTCTAATGTGAATCCTCTTTTATAGTAGTCTTATAAACTGATTTAATCAGCTCTGACTGAAGGCTTTGGCTCTTATCATTATCTTACAGTCCCTCACTCTTTATCTGCACAAAACTATTATTTCAATCTTGACATTTTCTGCCTACCAGATATGAAAGCTTATCTTTCAGATAACTTGGAAGGCTACTTAAAAGAAGGGAAATTCGTTTGATGGGAAAATCCTGAAGCAGCTGACAGCCTCAGATCTCTTTACTGCGCCATACACTCACTTCTCTCACGGAAAACACAGTGCGCACATTTATTGCGCGCCAGTCTCGTAGTCTTTTGAGTGTTCGTTAGTATTCCATATTAGAACGCGACCCTCATAATCAACGAAGCTGTATGCGCTGCGAGCGGTTTCGATAATGGGAGAGTTCTAGTTTTGTCGCGTCGCGCGCAATGTACATGGAGTGTCACGCGCCGCATCCTCGATTCTCCCCATTCTTTATTCCAATCACTCTTCCATCACACTTCTAGAGGGCAGGTTGGGCATTATTAATAGATATTTCCTCATTTGGAATCGACGTCTGCTCGCTTCGTTTGCGTTAAAGCCTCTCAAACTAGAACAGCTTCAAGACGCGGCGCGTTAAGTTTATGCGTTCCTGTTGATTACACACAGTAAAAATACAAGCTGCattgcgttttttttttctaaaccaGGACTCGATATCAGGCTAACTGATATAGAATGCTGATGGTGATAATAAATGCAAGTTGAGCGTCCTTAGTGCGTTTATTCGCGCGCAGCGGCATggagacttaaagggatagtccacccgaaataaaaattcaaatttggTCGTATTCTCATCTCCAAGTTGTTACAAACCTACATGACTTGACTTAAAATCCTTTGTAAAACTAGATGTTTGGCAGATTGACAGCCTCAGTCACCATTCACATTCATTATATGGGGGAAAAAGATGCATTGAAAGTAAATGGTTACTGAGGCTGTAAACCCTTAACATTCTCCCTTGCATATCATTTTGTGTTCCAGGAGAGAAAGTCACagaggtttgaaacaacataaagGTTATTAAATTATCccatcattttctttttaaaattattttggacATGCATGCTGAATGCTAAATGAAGGGCTATCTACTGCTAAATTTCTTGACTACTGTACTTGTGAGTTCAAATTGCTATTACTCACCCCCTCAAATCCCTAAGGTTCTGCCTATATTCGCTATAAAACGCCTTTTCCCTTTGCAAATAATTTTCAATGGATCTGAAAGTTTAGAAGCAAAGTCTACTGCGTGAAGCTTTGTCAGTGTCTGGGATGTAAGGGATAGATGCAAATTTGCTATATGCATGTTTTGAAGGTATTTGATCATCTCAGAGTGCTGAAATGCATAAGGGAAAGGGTTAAAAACAGCCCAAAAATAAGGGGAaactcaaaaaacaaacaaacaaaaaaaaacaatagacttACCTGCCCAAGCAATAATTCAAAAAGGCAAATCAAAAAGAATATCCTCAAAGCATAAAGTCAGTCCGTAGGATAAATCCAATACGATGGAAGATGATTTCAATCCCCAAAAAGAGCCCAGTGTCAGAAAGGCTCAGTTGCAGCAATGGTGCGAATAGCAGGGTGTGTTTTTATTTCCACACACACTtgttcacatacacacacacactcctttGGCTCAGAAGAGACAAGATAGAGAAGTCGGCAGAGCTGGTCAGCTGCCTGGAGCTCACTACAAGTGTGAGGTTGCATCTGCCTCCAGCTCTGCTTCAACACAGCACTGATGTCATCTGTGGGGCGGAGCTTGTGGCTTCCTCCCCTTTCTCGCcctcgctcgctctctctctctctttctctctctctctcccactttcaTCATGCCATATTTACTGTGAACGCTAGGGGGAGCAAGAGAAAGAAGGATGAGTATTGAGCAGCCTCGAATAGGCAGCTTGAGTGGGCActtcatgtgtttgtgttgaaGGCCACCAGaagcattatttatattatatgagCATTATGTGTGTGCCTAAAAATTAAGTAATGGAATTTAGATGCTGAGAAAAGGCAGAGCAGTTTATCAGCACTGGAATGCGCTTATTTAAATCAGAACAGTGAGCTTTCTTTATTTTAGTGATGCGAGTATGTGTCTGTAAGAGAGAGAGCTGTTAATGGCATCTAAGTTTCACAGCACATTATGAATTTTTAAGCTCGGAAGTCAGGCGTTATGTTCAGCCTCATTATGCTTATTAAGTATTAAAGTGGCTCCAAATGGCGAATTTGCTCCCTCATAAACCAGTGGTAGagactgactgtgtgtgtgtgtgtgtgtgtgtgtgtcattgtcTCCAAAGGGCTTTTAAAGACCTTTGTACAGTGGAGTCTGTTCCTGACCTCATCACACCCCTCAGGATGAGCGGTTGTGTTCTGCCTAAATTCTTTGCCAGCAGATACAGTTCTCCTACACTATGGCTTCTCCTACACTATTTGTTAAGGAgatagtttaccccaaaatatGAGTCATTATTTGCTAAATATGTCGTTCTATGACTCTTATTTTGACTGTGGAACAAAAAAGGGGAAATATTTAGGCCACTCTTTTCCATATAATGGAAGTAAATAAGGACTGGGTCTGTCAAgctacaaaataacaaaaaagcaaCGTAAATGATGTGGTCCATTCTCCATGGACTTTCCAAGGGGCTTTTTTCCCCATCCAGTTGttattatattgaaaagagtAGCCagtaaattctttaataaaaattgtaaaagcATTCAGGTTTGTAATCACATTATGGTGAGTgatgacaattttatttttttggatgaactatcccattTATGGATTGCTTTtttccataaaaacaaaaacaaaaaaaactactacTTCATTGTGACTTTTTAAGTGCTCAAataattatcataatttttttaactactGCATGAAATTTCTCCAGCTTGCTTTACCTGCATGTTTGATGAtatttgacatatttgtttTTCCCATAAAGGAACTGATATTTCTCACAGAATGTGGGTCAGTCAGTGACTAAACGCTGGTGTCCTTCAGTAGAATAGATAAGATTGACCTGTTTTCACTACTGTGTGGCTTGACTGTTTACTGGACTGCAGAGGCTGTGGACTGACATGAAGGAGAGCTACCATGTCCCTTTCCTAAGAACCACCATGGTTGGTTGTTAAAACGGCCAACCTTGTCTTGTCCTGTGCCAAAAATTAATTAACACATGATTGATTAATTTATATAGTAGTAGTTAtacttttagttatttattttacttttactttaaatgtattaaaaatgtatttatattaaagtcttaagtgtcaatttttcgaaattgagatttatacagcatctgaataaataagctttccatcaaTGTATAGTTTATGTTAGGACAacatttggccaagatacaactatttgaaaatctggaatctgagggtgcaaaaaaatcaaaatattgagaaaatcgctttcttagcaatgcatattactaatcaaaaatgacgttttgatatatttacagtagtaaatttacaaaatatcttcatggaatatgatcttcacttaataactaatgatttttggaataaaagaaaaatctataattttgacccatagtgtatttttggctattgctacaaatataccccagcgacttaagactggttttgtgatccagcaTGAGGGTTACTTACCGCCTTTGCCAAACCATGTCTTGTTGTATAGCTTTACAAGCATCCATTGGAGGATTAAGCAGCTGAATAATGTCCCATCCACCCTGGGCTTTTACAGCAGGTCTAGGTGTCGTGCTTTTAGGGTCAGAGGTGGAGAAGCAGGGCACAGTCGTATGTGACAAGAGGTCAGTGCAGGGCATCGTGGGCAGAGGCCCGTCTGTCCCCCCGCCTCGGGACGGATCACAACTCCGGCCTCTGCATCGACCCTTCCGGCGTTTTTCTCTCCTAAATCTGACTAGGCTTTGTCTGTCATCGGCCCTTGATTGACTCTTAGACGTACAAAGGGTCCCAGTGGAGGGCCCCAAGAGGGTCCGATTACCACTATTTCAATACAGATGGGGGAGTCTTTGGTTGGGGTCATCTGTTGTTTGGGAGGATGAGCGTTCCTCATCTTTCCAAAAGATGCCATTTATTTTATCTCCTCCATCTCAATGTGTTTTGACAACAGACATGACTTTGAAGGAGCTCAGGCCCTTCTCCTCCCGCTGCCCTTCTCTCGTTTGTTGTAGTTAGGGGGTGGAGACGAGCATAGCTAAGTTTATTAAAGCACTTGATGCTGTTAAGTGCTAACAAGAGCGTTTTTAGTTCAGGCTTTATGCCTGAAGAACGCCTGACCTCTGCTTTCAGGGATGTTCACGGTACATTCTTTGCGTGACAAGCAAATAAGTCGCATTAAATTGGGCTTTCATTCTCTGACGCGTGTTTCTTATGTGGTGCTCTTCACTTGAATGGAATTTACAGCGCGAGTGTGTCAAAATCAAAGCCATACCTAAAGTCGCACTTTTCAAAGACTCGTTGAAGGGTTTGTCATTCTGATCTTTACACCTCGAGTGTATATTTCATCCCCCTGGCCTACTCTCAACAAACAATCTTGAGCTCAGCGCTGTGCTGTCCAGCTCCAGGAGATTTGTGGAGTATTTTTCTAATGTCTCCAGCGGCTCCacttacacacatacatacatactcaTATTTACCTAGCTAGACTGTGgacatacactctcagaaataaaggtacaaaagctgccactggggcggtaccttttcaaaagtttcctattaagttaaaatatgtacactttaagtacttgttgttgttgttgtttttttcttcttctccattttaatatatgtgtgcatCATAATCAATTtttgcaaattacatttttgttaattatacagctataatgtattttttgataaattcaTTGTGTACAATGAATGCCAAACATTACTGATTGGTTTGTAGTAACTATCACATGTCATTTTTGCAATCTAAGTTAGCGAGCTAAATAACATTGTCTTTGTGACAAATCTGCAGAATTTGCTACTGCAGTGTAAAATCCATCAAAACCAAATGTTTGAAATTACAAGGCATAAAAATGGATGTACAATATGAGATTTTCAGTGTCAGTGCTACACTGGcctgatatttatttttgaagcaCATGGAGATCATTATTTTAGAACTTTTGggggtatttttaaaaacaaatttggcAAAGTATGGCTTTGTaaacacgcatacacacactgTTTAGAATACATAGTTGCAGGGCTTTCTAAATGTTGAACCCATGCCCAGTTAAAGGCAACTTGGAAAAGCTTTTGCCAAATATCTGCTTTGTCTTATTTTTG encodes:
- the flrt3 gene encoding leucine-rich repeat transmembrane protein FLRT3; protein product: MASNYKSFFVFFIRAGLLLGLANPLVTSASCPSQCRCDGTFIYCNDRDLTSIPSGIPVDATVLFLQNNRIKSAGIPTDLRRLNNVEKIYLYCNNLDEFPTNLPLNVKELHLQENNIRTITHASLAQIPFIEELHLDDNSVSAVSIEEGAFRDSNHLRLLFLSRNHLSTIPSGLPMTIEELRFDDNRISSISEASLQDLINLKRLVLDGNLLNNRGIGEMALVNLVNLTELSLVRNSLTSPPANLPGASLEKLNLQDNHINHVPAGAFAFLRQLYRLDLSGNNLSSLPMGVFEDLDNLTQLLLRNNPWYCNCRMKWVRDWLRSIPSKVNVRGFMCQGPDKVKGMAIKDLSTELFGCSDTEIPTTYETSTVSNTLPPSRPQWPSYVTKRPVVKGPELGRNYRSTTPSSRKIITISVKSSSAETVHISWRVSQPMTALRLSWLKLGHSPAFGSITETIVQGERTEYLLTALEPESSYRICMVPMETSNIYLSDETPVCIETETGSLKPYNPTTTLNREQEKEPYKNSNLPLAAIIGGAVALLAIIMLALVCWYVHRNGSLFSRNCTYNKGRRRKDDYAEAGTKKDNSILEIRETSFQMIPINHMPVSKEEFVIHTIFPPNGLSLYKSPHSENSINNRSYRDSGIPDSDYSHS